The following are encoded together in the Lathyrus oleraceus cultivar Zhongwan6 chromosome 3, CAAS_Psat_ZW6_1.0, whole genome shotgun sequence genome:
- the LOC127131214 gene encoding uncharacterized protein LOC127131214 has product MAANALDEQGYQVPLTVLVDKERNRVVYAESGNDFVDVLLSFLTLPLGTIARLVAVESNIEAVEFGSLSKLYQSVSELDEKCLWNQTCKQMLLKPRNSMEAYCKKMKLNIDETARLMFFYCKDDNCTGKNGLHASTLRDQRCICGKMLNVEVTLDSPAENGFVKETCTFIISDDLCVMPNILGTSLNIFQKLGINDIDVIDKQTVHFSKSEVIDLLKLSLTSKTPLSDVIFKKDKFVGNLDPRNRLEFWTGEVDEQRNESNKMSVKILPIDVESSAYSISNKDVKLVNPKSPSSGGFVNGPMSFMVTDDLVVSPMSSISGLEYLKRMKVPLNDVEERVISIGLKEGLSILKASLTSTSSFTNGLSFFVTQQFSLEKF; this is encoded by the exons ATGGCTGCCAATGCCTTAGACGAGCAAGGTTACCAAGTTCCCCTGACAGTTTTGGTTGATAAAGAAAGAAACAGAGTTGTGTATGCTGAGTCAGGTAATGATTTTGTTGATGTTCTCTTAAGCTTTTTAACATTGCCTTTAGGGACTATTGCTAGACTCGTGGCTGTGGAGTCCAATATTGAAGCCGTCGAATTTGGAAGTTTGAGCAAACTGTATCAAAGTGTGTCAGAACTTGATGAAAAATGTCTATGGAATCAAACCTGCAAACAAATGCTGCTTAAGCCCAGGAACTCAATGGAGGCTTATTGTAAGAAGATGAAACTGAACATTGACGAAACAGCAAGATTGATGTTCTTTTATTGCAAGGACGATAATTGCACAGGAAAAAATGGATTACATGCGAGTACCCTGAGGGATCAAAGatgcatttgtggaaagatgtTGAATGTAGAAGTCACATTAGATTCCCCTGCAGAGAATGGTTTTGTTAAGGAAACTTGTACTTTTATTATTTCTGATGATCTTTGTGTAATGCCTAATATTCTTGGAACAAGTTTAAATATCTTCCAAAAGCTTGGAATCAATGACATTGATGTTATTGATAAACAAACCGTTCATTTCAGCAAGAGCGAG GTAATTGATCTTCTCAAACTCTCTTTGACATCAAAGACTCCTCTGTCCGATGTCATCTTTAAAAAGGATAAGTTTGTTGGTAATTTAGATCCAAGGAACCGATTGGAATTTTGGACTGGAGAGGTAGATGAACAGCGTAATGAATCTAATAAGATGTCTGTGAAG ATATTACCCATTGATGTGGAGTCATCTGCCTATTCCATTTCTAATAAAGATGTGAAACTTGTTAACCCCAAATCCCCTAGTTCAGGAGGATTTGTAAATGGACCAATGTCGTTCATGGTGACAGACGACTTAGTTGTGAGCCCAATGTCATCGATTTCTGGTCTTGAGTATTTAAAAAGAATGAAGGTTCCTCTGAATGACGTGGAAGAAAGGGTTATCAGTATTGGTTTGAAAGAG GGTCTCAGCATACTAAAAGCTTCATTGACCTCAACATCTTCCTTCACAAATGGTCTCAGCTTCTTCGTTACACAGCAGTTCTCACTTGAAAAATTTTAA